The nucleotide sequence AAGGTGAGCGCGGTTGCACTGGCCGAGCGCCGCGCCCGTACACCACCCGCCTCAGCAGCCATTCCATCGGCCCCTGTGAAGCTCGGCGCAGCCACCACCCCGCCACCAGCAGTTGCAGCGTCGTCAGAGCCAGGGCCAGCAGCAGACACGTCAGCGCCCCCACATGGCGATACAGGTTCAGGCCATACGGATAGAACACCGTGGTCATGATGAGCGACTGCCCCAGGTAATTGCTGAGCGCCAGCCGTCCGGGGGCAGCGAAGTGGCGCAGGACTCCGGGGCGGCCCCCAGCGATCAGCAGCGCTGCGCCCGCCGCGTAGGCCACCCCCAGCAGCAGGCCGCTGCTCATCCGAACCGGCACTTCCCACAGCCCCGCGCTTTCGGTGGGCTGGGTATTCAGCCAGGCCAGCAGGCACGACAGCGGCAGTCCCAGCACCGCGCCGCCCAGCAGCAGGCCGCGCAGCAAGCGTCGAAAGCGGGCCGGGCGTGCCAGCAGGCCAGCCCGCTGGGCCGCCATGCCGAGCAGAAACAGCGCCAGCAGCCACAGCGCGTTGTAACTCCAGTCGGCCAGCAGATCGGTCGGCAGTCGCCCGGCGCGGTTGCCGACCAGCGCCGAATAAGTGCCGCTCGGCGCAGAGGCCAGCGCATACGACCAGCGGAGTGTGCTTCCTGCTCCAAGCACCAGCGCGTCCTGAACTCTCAGGGCCAGCCACCACAGCCCCAGTCCAGTTCCCGCCAGCGCCAGCAGCCACGCCGGAGGCCGCAGCAACAGCGGAACTAGCAGCAGCAACCCGGTCAGGGCGTACAGCGCGATCACGTCGCCGTGCCACAGCAGCACTCCATGCAGCGTGCCGAGCGCCAGCAGTGCCAGCAGGCGACGCAGCAGCCGGAACGCCCCAACACGGCGCGAGGGAGCGCGGTCGAGGATCATCAGCATGCCCGCCCCGAACAGCAGCGCGAAGATCGAGACGAATTTGCCGTTCATCAGCACGTCGATGAAGACCTGCGCGGCCCGGTCCGGCCCGGTCTGCGTCCACTCGTCGTAGCCCGCGAAATCCTGCATGTTCACGAACAGGATGCCCAGAATCGCCCCGCCCCGCAGCACGTCGGGCAGCGGCCAGCGCTCGGCAGGCAACACGGCGGCCCTGCCGGACGGCGAAGACGGCCCATGCGGTGGAGGCGTCTGAACAGGCTCAAGGGTCTGGGCTGGCTGGCTCAAGGCCCCTTATTATCTGCCCGAACCGCTGCCTGAAATTGAGAGCCGGGCGGGTACGGACGGGCTACGGAGTGTCAGATCTCAGCGCGGCGAGTGATACCTGCTGACATACAGGACGTTCTGCAACAGGGTCTTGCTGTCCACGCCGATCACGAACATCGGCGTGCTCAGGCGCTCACCGTTGGCGCTCAGCGAGATCGGCCC is from Deinococcus ruber and encodes:
- a CDS encoding DUF418 domain-containing protein, with product MSQPAQTLEPVQTPPPHGPSSPSGRAAVLPAERWPLPDVLRGGAILGILFVNMQDFAGYDEWTQTGPDRAAQVFIDVLMNGKFVSIFALLFGAGMLMILDRAPSRRVGAFRLLRRLLALLALGTLHGVLLWHGDVIALYALTGLLLLVPLLLRPPAWLLALAGTGLGLWWLALRVQDALVLGAGSTLRWSYALASAPSGTYSALVGNRAGRLPTDLLADWSYNALWLLALFLLGMAAQRAGLLARPARFRRLLRGLLLGGAVLGLPLSCLLAWLNTQPTESAGLWEVPVRMSSGLLLGVAYAAGAALLIAGGRPGVLRHFAAPGRLALSNYLGQSLIMTTVFYPYGLNLYRHVGALTCLLLALALTTLQLLVAGWWLRRASQGPMEWLLRRVVYGRGARPVQPRSP